The proteins below are encoded in one region of Oncorhynchus gorbuscha isolate QuinsamMale2020 ecotype Even-year linkage group LG01, OgorEven_v1.0, whole genome shotgun sequence:
- the LOC124046591 gene encoding guanylate-binding protein 1-like isoform X1 → MDSPICLVENADGELHVVPGAIKYLMGLNQQVVVVAVVGLYRTGKSYLMNKLAGKRKDIDLGFALGATIQSKTKGIWMWCVPHPEKRHHTLVLLDTEGLGDVEKGDSKNDAWIFSLAILLSSTLVYNSRGTIDNQAVENLQYVSELTERIKVNSSSAASSSNDDEEGGDTQFVQFFPNFVWAVRDFTLLLEIDGRNVTEDEYLEHSLELRKGRGKKNLMYNLPRECIRNYFPSRKCFAFPTPTTPANMPHLDSMDEADLCESFRKVADTFCRFIFQESRTKTVKGGHKVTGRMLGHLVKTYVETIAKGSVPCLENAVLAMAQIENQAAVDEGQAVYQRGMEEVKALFPVDMGQISDHHLRSDHQATQAFMKRSFKDENGDFLKALAVAIAKHYADLLIQNEDASEKKCVALLEKLSAPMAQKIKEGIYATPGGYELYCSHHDNMVAQYRAEPDKGVRAEEILEQFLREKTLEKNSILQADKKLTENEKKIHEEKGDQLCWSRRRRLLKRNGWRWSAPWRTIAEAKMRS, encoded by the exons ATGGATTCCCCAATCTGCCTGGTCGAAAACGCCGACGGCGAGCTTCATGTAGTTCCTGGTGCCATCAAGTACCTGATGGGACTGAACCAGCAAGTCGTAGTGGTGGCGGTGGTCGGGCTGTACCGCACCGGCAAGTCCTACCTCATGAACAAGCTGGCTGGAAAGAGAAAAG ATATTGATTTAGGTTTTGCCCTGGGAGCCACCATCCAGTCCAAAACTAAGGGAATCTGGATGTGGTGTGTGCCTCACCCTGAAAAAAGACACCACACCCTGGTGCTGCTGGATACAGAGGGGCTGGGGGACGTGGAGAAG GGAGATTCTAAGAATGATGCCTGGATCTTCTCCTTGGCCATTCTGTTAAGCAGTACTCTGGTCTACAATAGTCGAGGGACCATTGACAATCAAGCCGTGGAGAACCTCCA ATATGTGAGTGAGCTGACAGAGCGGATCAAGGTGAATTCTTCCAGTGCAGCTTCATCCTCTAACGATGACGAGGAAGGAGGGGACACCCAGTTTGTGCAGTTCTTTCCGAATTTTGTGTGGGCCGTCAGAGATTTCACTCTACTACTCGAGATCGACGGCAGAAACGTCACTGAagatgagtatctggagcattccCTGGAACTCAGAAAAG GTAGGGGTAAAAAGAACCTGATGTACAACCTCCCACGAGAGTGCATCCGGAACTACTTCCCCTCGCGCAAGTGCTTTGCATTCCCCACTCCTACAACTCCTGCCAACATGCCCCATCTGGATTCCATGGACGAGGCTGACCTCTGTGAAAGCTTCCGAAAGGTTGCAGATACTTTCTGCCGCTTCATTTTCCAGGAGAGCCGTACAAAAACTGTGAAAGGGGGACACAAAGTAACCGGGAGAA TGCTCGGCCACTTGGTTAAAACCTATGTGGAGACCATAGCCAAAGGCTCTGTGCCCTGTCTGGAAAATGCGGTGCTGGCCATGGCTCAAATTGAGAACCAGGCTGCTGTGGACGAGGGCCAGGCGGTATACCAGAGGGGtatggaggaggtgaaggccTTATTCCCTGTGGACATGGGTCAGATTTCAGATCATCACCTCCGCTCAGACCACCAGGCCACGCAGGCTTTCATGAAACGATCCTTCAAAGATGAAAATGGTGATTTCTTGAAAGCGTTGGCG GTGGCCATTGCAAAGCACTACGCTGACCTTCTCATCCAGAACGAGGATGCCTCAGAGAAGAAGTGTGTGGCTCTTCTGGAGAAGCTGTCTGCTCCGATGGCCCAGAAGATTAAGGAGGGGATCTATGCCACACCTGGAGGATATGAGCTTTACTGCAGTCACCATGACAACATGGTGGCACAGTACCGGGCCGAGCCTGATAAAGGAGTTAGG GCTGAGGAGATTCTTGAGCAGTTCCTGAGGGAGAAGACTCTAGAGAAGAATTCCATCCTGCAAGCTGACAAAAAATTGACAGAAAATGAGAAAAAGATCCACG AGGAGAAGGGAGATCAGCTGTGCTGGAGCAGGAGAAGAAGGCTGCTGAAGAGAAACGGTTGGAGATGGAGCGCACCATGGAGGACGATCGCAGAAGCAAAGATGAGAAGTTGA
- the LOC124046591 gene encoding guanylate-binding protein 1-like isoform X2, with amino-acid sequence MDSPICLVENADGELHVVPGAIKYLMGLNQQVVVVAVVGLYRTGKSYLMNKLAGKRKGFALGATIQSKTKGIWMWCVPHPEKRHHTLVLLDTEGLGDVEKGDSKNDAWIFSLAILLSSTLVYNSRGTIDNQAVENLQYVSELTERIKVNSSSAASSSNDDEEGGDTQFVQFFPNFVWAVRDFTLLLEIDGRNVTEDEYLEHSLELRKGRGKKNLMYNLPRECIRNYFPSRKCFAFPTPTTPANMPHLDSMDEADLCESFRKVADTFCRFIFQESRTKTVKGGHKVTGRMLGHLVKTYVETIAKGSVPCLENAVLAMAQIENQAAVDEGQAVYQRGMEEVKALFPVDMGQISDHHLRSDHQATQAFMKRSFKDENGDFLKALAVAIAKHYADLLIQNEDASEKKCVALLEKLSAPMAQKIKEGIYATPGGYELYCSHHDNMVAQYRAEPDKGVRAEEILEQFLREKTLEKNSILQADKKLTENEKKIHEEKGDQLCWSRRRRLLKRNGWRWSAPWRTIAEAKMRS; translated from the exons ATGGATTCCCCAATCTGCCTGGTCGAAAACGCCGACGGCGAGCTTCATGTAGTTCCTGGTGCCATCAAGTACCTGATGGGACTGAACCAGCAAGTCGTAGTGGTGGCGGTGGTCGGGCTGTACCGCACCGGCAAGTCCTACCTCATGAACAAGCTGGCTGGAAAGAGAAAAG GTTTTGCCCTGGGAGCCACCATCCAGTCCAAAACTAAGGGAATCTGGATGTGGTGTGTGCCTCACCCTGAAAAAAGACACCACACCCTGGTGCTGCTGGATACAGAGGGGCTGGGGGACGTGGAGAAG GGAGATTCTAAGAATGATGCCTGGATCTTCTCCTTGGCCATTCTGTTAAGCAGTACTCTGGTCTACAATAGTCGAGGGACCATTGACAATCAAGCCGTGGAGAACCTCCA ATATGTGAGTGAGCTGACAGAGCGGATCAAGGTGAATTCTTCCAGTGCAGCTTCATCCTCTAACGATGACGAGGAAGGAGGGGACACCCAGTTTGTGCAGTTCTTTCCGAATTTTGTGTGGGCCGTCAGAGATTTCACTCTACTACTCGAGATCGACGGCAGAAACGTCACTGAagatgagtatctggagcattccCTGGAACTCAGAAAAG GTAGGGGTAAAAAGAACCTGATGTACAACCTCCCACGAGAGTGCATCCGGAACTACTTCCCCTCGCGCAAGTGCTTTGCATTCCCCACTCCTACAACTCCTGCCAACATGCCCCATCTGGATTCCATGGACGAGGCTGACCTCTGTGAAAGCTTCCGAAAGGTTGCAGATACTTTCTGCCGCTTCATTTTCCAGGAGAGCCGTACAAAAACTGTGAAAGGGGGACACAAAGTAACCGGGAGAA TGCTCGGCCACTTGGTTAAAACCTATGTGGAGACCATAGCCAAAGGCTCTGTGCCCTGTCTGGAAAATGCGGTGCTGGCCATGGCTCAAATTGAGAACCAGGCTGCTGTGGACGAGGGCCAGGCGGTATACCAGAGGGGtatggaggaggtgaaggccTTATTCCCTGTGGACATGGGTCAGATTTCAGATCATCACCTCCGCTCAGACCACCAGGCCACGCAGGCTTTCATGAAACGATCCTTCAAAGATGAAAATGGTGATTTCTTGAAAGCGTTGGCG GTGGCCATTGCAAAGCACTACGCTGACCTTCTCATCCAGAACGAGGATGCCTCAGAGAAGAAGTGTGTGGCTCTTCTGGAGAAGCTGTCTGCTCCGATGGCCCAGAAGATTAAGGAGGGGATCTATGCCACACCTGGAGGATATGAGCTTTACTGCAGTCACCATGACAACATGGTGGCACAGTACCGGGCCGAGCCTGATAAAGGAGTTAGG GCTGAGGAGATTCTTGAGCAGTTCCTGAGGGAGAAGACTCTAGAGAAGAATTCCATCCTGCAAGCTGACAAAAAATTGACAGAAAATGAGAAAAAGATCCACG AGGAGAAGGGAGATCAGCTGTGCTGGAGCAGGAGAAGAAGGCTGCTGAAGAGAAACGGTTGGAGATGGAGCGCACCATGGAGGACGATCGCAGAAGCAAAGATGAGAAGTTGA
- the LOC124046591 gene encoding guanylate-binding protein 1-like isoform X5 produces MDSPICLVENADGELHVVPGAIKYLMGLNQQVVVVAVVGLYRTGKSYLMNKLAGKRKGFALGATIQSKTKGIWMWCVPHPEKRHHTLVLLDTEGLGDVEKGDSKNDAWIFSLAILLSSTLVYNSRGTIDNQAVENLQYVSELTERIKVNSSSAASSSNDDEEGGDTQFVQFFPNFVWAVRDFTLLLEIDGRNVTEDEYLEHSLELRKGRGKKNLMYNLPRECIRNYFPSRKCFAFPTPTTPANMPHLDSMDEADLCESFRKVADTFCRFIFQESRTKTVKGGHKVTGRMLGHLVKTYVETIAKGSVPCLENAVLAMAQIENQAAVDEGQAVYQRGMEEVKALFPVDMGQISDHHLRSDHQATQAFMKRSFKDENGDFLKALAVAIAKHYADLLIQNEDASEKKCVALLEKLSAPMAQKIKEGIYATPGGYELYCSHHDNMVAQYRAEPDKGVRAEEILEQFLREKTLEKNSILQADKKLTENEKKIHEGRSAVLEQEKKAAEEKRLEMERTMEDDRRSKDEKLKQMEGKMKEEMKQQERDFHRALECKMQEQKDLLEKGHKEKADLMRQEIEEFKKSNKPEKEGGGFLESTVMPVLRLGLDAANTFFQYKLMRGAFMK; encoded by the exons ATGGATTCCCCAATCTGCCTGGTCGAAAACGCCGACGGCGAGCTTCATGTAGTTCCTGGTGCCATCAAGTACCTGATGGGACTGAACCAGCAAGTCGTAGTGGTGGCGGTGGTCGGGCTGTACCGCACCGGCAAGTCCTACCTCATGAACAAGCTGGCTGGAAAGAGAAAAG GTTTTGCCCTGGGAGCCACCATCCAGTCCAAAACTAAGGGAATCTGGATGTGGTGTGTGCCTCACCCTGAAAAAAGACACCACACCCTGGTGCTGCTGGATACAGAGGGGCTGGGGGACGTGGAGAAG GGAGATTCTAAGAATGATGCCTGGATCTTCTCCTTGGCCATTCTGTTAAGCAGTACTCTGGTCTACAATAGTCGAGGGACCATTGACAATCAAGCCGTGGAGAACCTCCA ATATGTGAGTGAGCTGACAGAGCGGATCAAGGTGAATTCTTCCAGTGCAGCTTCATCCTCTAACGATGACGAGGAAGGAGGGGACACCCAGTTTGTGCAGTTCTTTCCGAATTTTGTGTGGGCCGTCAGAGATTTCACTCTACTACTCGAGATCGACGGCAGAAACGTCACTGAagatgagtatctggagcattccCTGGAACTCAGAAAAG GTAGGGGTAAAAAGAACCTGATGTACAACCTCCCACGAGAGTGCATCCGGAACTACTTCCCCTCGCGCAAGTGCTTTGCATTCCCCACTCCTACAACTCCTGCCAACATGCCCCATCTGGATTCCATGGACGAGGCTGACCTCTGTGAAAGCTTCCGAAAGGTTGCAGATACTTTCTGCCGCTTCATTTTCCAGGAGAGCCGTACAAAAACTGTGAAAGGGGGACACAAAGTAACCGGGAGAA TGCTCGGCCACTTGGTTAAAACCTATGTGGAGACCATAGCCAAAGGCTCTGTGCCCTGTCTGGAAAATGCGGTGCTGGCCATGGCTCAAATTGAGAACCAGGCTGCTGTGGACGAGGGCCAGGCGGTATACCAGAGGGGtatggaggaggtgaaggccTTATTCCCTGTGGACATGGGTCAGATTTCAGATCATCACCTCCGCTCAGACCACCAGGCCACGCAGGCTTTCATGAAACGATCCTTCAAAGATGAAAATGGTGATTTCTTGAAAGCGTTGGCG GTGGCCATTGCAAAGCACTACGCTGACCTTCTCATCCAGAACGAGGATGCCTCAGAGAAGAAGTGTGTGGCTCTTCTGGAGAAGCTGTCTGCTCCGATGGCCCAGAAGATTAAGGAGGGGATCTATGCCACACCTGGAGGATATGAGCTTTACTGCAGTCACCATGACAACATGGTGGCACAGTACCGGGCCGAGCCTGATAAAGGAGTTAGG GCTGAGGAGATTCTTGAGCAGTTCCTGAGGGAGAAGACTCTAGAGAAGAATTCCATCCTGCAAGCTGACAAAAAATTGACAGAAAATGAGAAAAAGATCCACG AAGGGAGATCAGCTGTGCTGGAGCAGGAGAAGAAGGCTGCTGAAGAGAAACGGTTGGAGATGGAGCGCACCATGGAGGACGATCGCAGAAGCAAAGATGAGAAGTTGAAGCAGATGGAAgggaagatgaaggaggagatgAAGCAACAGGAACGGGACTTCCACAGGGCCTTGGAGTGCAAGATGCAGGAGCAGAAGGATCTGCTGGAGAAGGGCCACAAGGAGAAGGCTGACTTAATGAGACAGGAGATAGAGGAGTTCAAGAAGAGCAACAAACCTGAGAAGGAAGGAGGTGGTTTCCTTGAGTCTACAGTCATGCCTGTTCTTCGACTTGGATTGGACGCTGCCAACACTTTCTTTCAATATAAGCTCATGAGGGGAGCTTTTATGAAGTAA
- the LOC124046591 gene encoding guanylate-binding protein 1-like isoform X3, protein MDSPICLVENADGELHVVPGAIKYLMGLNQQVVVVAVVGLYRTGKSYLMNKLAGKRKDIDLGFALGATIQSKTKGIWMWCVPHPEKRHHTLVLLDTEGLGDVEKGDSKNDAWIFSLAILLSSTLVYNSRGTIDNQAVENLQYVSELTERIKVNSSSAASSSNDDEEGGDTQFVQFFPNFVWAVRDFTLLLEIDGRNVTEDEYLEHSLELRKGRGKKNLMYNLPRECIRNYFPSRKCFAFPTPTTPANMPHLDSMDEADLCESFRKVADTFCRFIFQESRTKTVKGGHKVTGRMLGHLVKTYVETIAKGSVPCLENAVLAMAQIENQAAVDEGQAVYQRGMEEVKALFPVDMGQISDHHLRSDHQATQAFMKRSFKDENGDFLKALAVAIAKHYADLLIQNEDASEKKCVALLEKLSAPMAQKIKEGIYATPGGYELYCSHHDNMVAQYRAEPDKGVRAEEILEQFLREKTLEKNSILQADKKLTENEKKIHGMAHSRTWKRSGAVC, encoded by the exons ATGGATTCCCCAATCTGCCTGGTCGAAAACGCCGACGGCGAGCTTCATGTAGTTCCTGGTGCCATCAAGTACCTGATGGGACTGAACCAGCAAGTCGTAGTGGTGGCGGTGGTCGGGCTGTACCGCACCGGCAAGTCCTACCTCATGAACAAGCTGGCTGGAAAGAGAAAAG ATATTGATTTAGGTTTTGCCCTGGGAGCCACCATCCAGTCCAAAACTAAGGGAATCTGGATGTGGTGTGTGCCTCACCCTGAAAAAAGACACCACACCCTGGTGCTGCTGGATACAGAGGGGCTGGGGGACGTGGAGAAG GGAGATTCTAAGAATGATGCCTGGATCTTCTCCTTGGCCATTCTGTTAAGCAGTACTCTGGTCTACAATAGTCGAGGGACCATTGACAATCAAGCCGTGGAGAACCTCCA ATATGTGAGTGAGCTGACAGAGCGGATCAAGGTGAATTCTTCCAGTGCAGCTTCATCCTCTAACGATGACGAGGAAGGAGGGGACACCCAGTTTGTGCAGTTCTTTCCGAATTTTGTGTGGGCCGTCAGAGATTTCACTCTACTACTCGAGATCGACGGCAGAAACGTCACTGAagatgagtatctggagcattccCTGGAACTCAGAAAAG GTAGGGGTAAAAAGAACCTGATGTACAACCTCCCACGAGAGTGCATCCGGAACTACTTCCCCTCGCGCAAGTGCTTTGCATTCCCCACTCCTACAACTCCTGCCAACATGCCCCATCTGGATTCCATGGACGAGGCTGACCTCTGTGAAAGCTTCCGAAAGGTTGCAGATACTTTCTGCCGCTTCATTTTCCAGGAGAGCCGTACAAAAACTGTGAAAGGGGGACACAAAGTAACCGGGAGAA TGCTCGGCCACTTGGTTAAAACCTATGTGGAGACCATAGCCAAAGGCTCTGTGCCCTGTCTGGAAAATGCGGTGCTGGCCATGGCTCAAATTGAGAACCAGGCTGCTGTGGACGAGGGCCAGGCGGTATACCAGAGGGGtatggaggaggtgaaggccTTATTCCCTGTGGACATGGGTCAGATTTCAGATCATCACCTCCGCTCAGACCACCAGGCCACGCAGGCTTTCATGAAACGATCCTTCAAAGATGAAAATGGTGATTTCTTGAAAGCGTTGGCG GTGGCCATTGCAAAGCACTACGCTGACCTTCTCATCCAGAACGAGGATGCCTCAGAGAAGAAGTGTGTGGCTCTTCTGGAGAAGCTGTCTGCTCCGATGGCCCAGAAGATTAAGGAGGGGATCTATGCCACACCTGGAGGATATGAGCTTTACTGCAGTCACCATGACAACATGGTGGCACAGTACCGGGCCGAGCCTGATAAAGGAGTTAGG GCTGAGGAGATTCTTGAGCAGTTCCTGAGGGAGAAGACTCTAGAGAAGAATTCCATCCTGCAAGCTGACAAAAAATTGACAGAAAATGAGAAAAAGATCCACG GTATGGCCCATTCCAGAACATGGAAAAGATCAGGGGCTGTCTGTTGA
- the LOC124046591 gene encoding guanylate-binding protein 1-like isoform X4: MDSPICLVENADGELHVVPGAIKYLMGLNQQVVVVAVVGLYRTGKSYLMNKLAGKRKDIDLGFALGATIQSKTKGIWMWCVPHPEKRHHTLVLLDTEGLGDVEKGDSKNDAWIFSLAILLSSTLVYNSRGTIDNQAVENLQYVSELTERIKVNSSSAASSSNDDEEGGDTQFVQFFPNFVWAVRDFTLLLEIDGRNVTEDEYLEHSLELRKGRGKKNLMYNLPRECIRNYFPSRKCFAFPTPTTPANMPHLDSMDEADLCESFRKVADTFCRFIFQESRTKTVKGGHKVTGRMLGHLVKTYVETIAKGSVPCLENAVLAMAQIENQAAVDEGQAVYQRGMEEVKALFPVDMGQISDHHLRSDHQATQAFMKRSFKDENGDFLKALAVAIAKHYADLLIQNEDASEKKCVALLEKLSAPMAQKIKEGIYATPGGYELYCSHHDNMVAQYRAEPDKGVRAEEILEQFLREKTLEKNSILQADKKLTENEKKIHEHGKDQGLSVDSI; the protein is encoded by the exons ATGGATTCCCCAATCTGCCTGGTCGAAAACGCCGACGGCGAGCTTCATGTAGTTCCTGGTGCCATCAAGTACCTGATGGGACTGAACCAGCAAGTCGTAGTGGTGGCGGTGGTCGGGCTGTACCGCACCGGCAAGTCCTACCTCATGAACAAGCTGGCTGGAAAGAGAAAAG ATATTGATTTAGGTTTTGCCCTGGGAGCCACCATCCAGTCCAAAACTAAGGGAATCTGGATGTGGTGTGTGCCTCACCCTGAAAAAAGACACCACACCCTGGTGCTGCTGGATACAGAGGGGCTGGGGGACGTGGAGAAG GGAGATTCTAAGAATGATGCCTGGATCTTCTCCTTGGCCATTCTGTTAAGCAGTACTCTGGTCTACAATAGTCGAGGGACCATTGACAATCAAGCCGTGGAGAACCTCCA ATATGTGAGTGAGCTGACAGAGCGGATCAAGGTGAATTCTTCCAGTGCAGCTTCATCCTCTAACGATGACGAGGAAGGAGGGGACACCCAGTTTGTGCAGTTCTTTCCGAATTTTGTGTGGGCCGTCAGAGATTTCACTCTACTACTCGAGATCGACGGCAGAAACGTCACTGAagatgagtatctggagcattccCTGGAACTCAGAAAAG GTAGGGGTAAAAAGAACCTGATGTACAACCTCCCACGAGAGTGCATCCGGAACTACTTCCCCTCGCGCAAGTGCTTTGCATTCCCCACTCCTACAACTCCTGCCAACATGCCCCATCTGGATTCCATGGACGAGGCTGACCTCTGTGAAAGCTTCCGAAAGGTTGCAGATACTTTCTGCCGCTTCATTTTCCAGGAGAGCCGTACAAAAACTGTGAAAGGGGGACACAAAGTAACCGGGAGAA TGCTCGGCCACTTGGTTAAAACCTATGTGGAGACCATAGCCAAAGGCTCTGTGCCCTGTCTGGAAAATGCGGTGCTGGCCATGGCTCAAATTGAGAACCAGGCTGCTGTGGACGAGGGCCAGGCGGTATACCAGAGGGGtatggaggaggtgaaggccTTATTCCCTGTGGACATGGGTCAGATTTCAGATCATCACCTCCGCTCAGACCACCAGGCCACGCAGGCTTTCATGAAACGATCCTTCAAAGATGAAAATGGTGATTTCTTGAAAGCGTTGGCG GTGGCCATTGCAAAGCACTACGCTGACCTTCTCATCCAGAACGAGGATGCCTCAGAGAAGAAGTGTGTGGCTCTTCTGGAGAAGCTGTCTGCTCCGATGGCCCAGAAGATTAAGGAGGGGATCTATGCCACACCTGGAGGATATGAGCTTTACTGCAGTCACCATGACAACATGGTGGCACAGTACCGGGCCGAGCCTGATAAAGGAGTTAGG GCTGAGGAGATTCTTGAGCAGTTCCTGAGGGAGAAGACTCTAGAGAAGAATTCCATCCTGCAAGCTGACAAAAAATTGACAGAAAATGAGAAAAAGATCCACG AACATGGAAAAGATCAGGGGCTGTCTGTTGACTCCatatga
- the LOC124046586 gene encoding guanylate-binding protein 1-like: protein MACQTVSMKEPVCLIENDNDGKLRVVRSALDILDQIDQHVVVVSVVGLYRTGKSYLMNKLAGERKGFALGATIQSKTKGIWMWCVPHPEKRDHTLVLLDTEGLGDVEKGDEKNDNWIFSLAVLLSSTLVYNSMGTIDNNALEKLHYVTELTEHIKVKSNQRDGEESSEYLRYFPSFVWTVRDFTLTLEVDGRPITANEYLENALKLRTGHSKKDQAYNLPRSCLRNYFSPRWCFVFERPASGDKMRRMEELTDADLEPAFVEQAKEFCDHVFNEAKTKTLKQGLKVTGRLLGNLAETYVSAIRSGQIPCLDNAVLALAQIENSSAIERARVHYQKGMADWVAYPTETQEELSEVHAVMEKEAVAIFINNSFKDEDQKYQLELMKVVQEEYEKICERNYKESQKACESKIQCIFAPLEEKIRDGSYMTPGGYKEYCNDLKLATSKYRSEGGRGVKAEEVLNEYLGRKASIGEAILSADHSLTEAEQRAEAEQVKREASERENRAMEVQLVVQERLRADQQRTYDENVNQLMERMERDSRNAIAEHDRVLQARLKEQNDLLRQGFDDRARQMQREIDALKGAKAQDEEKKPSFMSTALDTVGTAATLFLPGIIPKVGGMAVKLVSKWF, encoded by the exons ATGGCATGCCAGACAGTATCCATGAAGGAACCAGTATGTCTGATAGAGAACGACAATGATGGGAAGCTGCGTGTGGTCCGCAGTGCACTGGACATCCTGGACCAGATTGACCAGCATGTGGTAGTGGTGTCGGTGGTCGGTCTGTACCGCACTGGCAAGTCCTACCTCATGAACAAGCtggctggggagaggaaag GTTTTGCCCTGGGAGCCACCATCCAGTCCAAAACTAAGGGCATCTGGATGTGGTGTGTGCCTCACCCTGAAAAAAGAGACCACACCCTGGTGCTGCTGGATACAGAGGGGCTGGGGGATGTGGAGAAG GGTGATGAGAAGAATGACAACTGGATCTTTTCCCTGGCTGTCCTACTCAGCAGTACTCTGGTGTACAACAGCATGGGAACCATTGACAACAATGCCCTGGAGAAACTACA CTATGTGACAGAACTGACAGAGCACATCAAGGTGAAGTCCAaccagagagacggggaggaatCTTCAGAGTACCTGCGTTACTTTCCTTCCTTTGTGTGGACAGTCAGAGATTTCACCCTGACCCTGGAGGTTGATGGGAGACCCATCACAGCCAATGAGTACCTGGAGAACGCTCTTAAACTGAGAACAG GTCATAGTAAGAAAGATCAGGCATACAATCTGCCTCGTAGCTGCCTGCGGAACTATTTCTCTCCTCGCTGGTGCTTTGTGTTTGAGAGGCCAGCCAGCGGAGACAAAATGAGACGTATGGAGGAGCTGACCGACGCTGACCTGGAGCCTGCCTTTGTGGAGCAAGCCAAGGAGTTCTGTGACCACGTCTTCAATGAGGCCAAGACCAAGACCCTGAAACAGGGCCTGAAAGTTACCGGCAGAC TGCTGGGAAACCTGGCAGAGACGTATGTGTCTGCCATCCGGAGTGGGCAGATCCCCTGCCTGGACAATGCTGTGTTGGCGCTGGCCCAAATTGAGAACTCCAGTGCCATCGAGAGGGCCAGGGTCCACTACCAGAAGGGCATGGCTGACTGGGTAGCCTACCCCACAGAGACCCAAGAGGAGCTGTCTGAAGTGCATGCTGTCATGGAGAAGGAGGCTGTGGCCATATTCATCAACAACTCCTTCAAAGACGAGGACCAGAAGTACCAGTTGGAGCTCATG AAAGTGGTTCAAGAGGAGTATGAGAAGATCTGTGAGAGGAACTACAAGGAGTCCCAGAAGGCATGCGAGTCCAAAATCCAATGCATCTTTGCCCCCCTGGAGGAGAAAATAAGGGATGGCTCCTACATGACCCCTGGAGGATACAAAGAGTACTGCAACGACCTGAAACTGGCCACCAGCAAATACAGAtctgagggaggaaggggagtgaAG GCTGAAGAGGTACTGAATGAGTACTTGGGAAGGAAGGCGAGCATTGGTGAGGCCATCCTGTCAGCAGACCACTCCCTCACTGAAGCTGAGCAGAGAGCAGAAG CGGAGCAAGTGAAAAGGGAGGCATCTGAGCGGGAGAATCGAGCCATGGAGGTGCAGCTGGTTGTCCAGGAGAGGTTGAGAGCGGACCAGCAGAGGACGTATGACGAGAATGTGAACCAgctgatggagaggatggagagagacagcagaaatgCCATAGCAGAGCACGATAGAGTTCTGCAGGCCAGACTCAAG gagcagaatgacctTCTCCGGCAAGGGTTTGATGACAGAGCACGCCAAATGCAAAGAGAGATAGATGCCCTTAAGGGTGCGAAGGCACAAGATGAAGAGAAAAAACCCTCATTTATGAGCACAGCTCTGGATACTGTTGGGACTGCAGCTACCTTGTTCCTTCCAGGAATAATTCCCAAAGTAGGAGGAATGGCTGTGAAATTGGTGTCTAAGTGGTTCTGA